The following nucleotide sequence is from Acinonyx jubatus isolate Ajub_Pintada_27869175 chromosome E3, VMU_Ajub_asm_v1.0, whole genome shotgun sequence.
aagcattttaaaccGCATTGAAGAAAACTGTtaggagagacaaaaaaaattgttaaaaactaGACTCTAAGCACCCCTTCCCCCTGTAGGGACAGTGAGGGTGACAATGGAAGGTCCACAGAggtcttttggggttttttttgtgtatgtgtgtgtgtgtgtgtgtgtgtgtgttttgttttttgtttttgttttttaagaaaaaagaaaatgaaaaaaaaaaaaaaggttaggagatttaaggaaaaaaaacacactgtTATTTTGGGGCAGTGGGGACACAGGCCCCATGGACCTGTCCTGCCTGGCCCCCAAGGCTGCACTTACCCTCCCTGCCCCGCAAGGTGGGCCATTGGGGTAACTGGAAGCTGGGGTGCCAGCAGTTTGCACAGCGAGGCCCCCTCAGCCCCGCCGGCCGGACCCGCTGTGAACGGCTCCCTTTGTTGCTGTGACCGTGGCAGAGGTGTCCGTGGTGGGGGCCAAAGTAGCCCCTTGGCTTTGCTGCTTTAGGGGAAAGTTGCACAAATGGGCCGGGCCGCCTCAGCTCTCTAGGCTGCCATCCTGTGCTGGCTgacggtggggagggggagagggccaGCCGGTGCCAATCTCTTCTGGCCGTCAGGGTGACAGAACTTCCACTCTGGCCCTGGTGAGGGGCTTCCCCCACTGCTGCCATTTGGGGGGACGGCCTGGGTGTGAAGCTGAAAGCCTCAGCTCCCTGCCTTGCCACATGAATGTATTCTTTGGGCCACAAGCCCCTGCTGCGCCTTCTGCCTCAACCCCGTGCGAGGTGGGAGTAGAGCAGTTCCTccgggaggtggagagagaggcacCACTTACTGACTGTTTTCTCCTGTGAAAGGGGCAAGAGGAGGGCCTAGGAGGCCAAGGGAGTGGGCAGCATGGGGCTTCGGGTTGCAGTGTGGGGGCTGTCAGAATGGAGCTCCCCCCGCCTGCAGCCAGCTGTGTGGGAAGTGGACCACCCAGCCCTGctctgaacccccccccccccattgaccAAATGGGAGAGGAGCCGGtggcctctccccctccctgctcccctgatGCGTTTTTAATGTTGGGTAAGGTGCGGGGGTCAAGAATAGAAGTGTTGTCTCTCCTGGGTCAGGGGAAGGCCACCCTTCTGTTGCTCACCAACTTCTCCTTCCCAATCACCTGCCTGGGTTTGtctccatttgtgtgtgtttttcttttcttttctttttttttttttttttttttttttaacagtttgttGTATCTTTTGGGTTTCTCATCTAACTTCTCCCATTGACCTCATTGCTCAGAGTGCAGTATTAGGGCAGGAATCTGCCACTGCCTCCCCTCCATGAATGTATTTGTCCTTCCTGCcctggggaaatggggagtggcCCATTTTCTTTCCCCATCCATTCTTAGAccacattttttttgttctttttttgttttgttttgttttgcaccaAAGTGGCAACTGGGTCAGTGTTGGGGGATAAAGCTGGCCTCGGGGGTGGAGGGGCACCCTCCACCTGCTTCTCCCTGGTTTCAACAGTGTTAGCGTCCGTGAAAAGACAATATTCTCTCTAAAGCAATAAGGGGGTGATGGGCCAGGGGGAAATGTCTTGCTGCTGCTGGCCCCCCAGCTCCCCCCCCTTCCTCACGCCAGTATTTGGCGGCATTAGAGGTGTCGGGGGGAGTACTGTTGTGACTGAATGTaaccgcccccacccctgccgcagctaatgcaggggaggggggtgacactcttccctgtttcttccttccccttccccccagctaAAGAGACTTTGAACTTAGGGGGCCCTTGAGCCTGGAGAGGCCTTAACCCTGTGAGGAAGTGTAGGGGgggccctctcccacccccatccccttctGAGAGTGGTCAATGTTTACAAGCCCCTGAGCCCCCCAGCCCAGGGACTCCACCCCCATTGCTGTCCTTTCCCACCCGTCTTCCTGGGCCCCAGCTGCTCTCCCACCCTCCTGGGTTGGGGTGGGTGCAGGGGCTGTTCTGTATCCCCTTGTCTGCCTTGGACCCACaatctcccccaccctcaccctgtgTGACTCCCCTCTCTTCTACCTGCCCCTGTAAATATTCCCCTTCCCCCAATAAAACTTGGTGTGTGTTCTCCCctcttgattctgtgtcttgTCTTGGGGAAAGGGGCATTGTGATCGGAAAGACAACTCTGAGCTAGGAACTGAGCTGTGGGCCGGGGCAGCTGTGGTCAGCCAGCCAGAGTctgagggctgtgtgtgtgtgtgtgtgtgtgggagcaCCCGTGGCCCTGCTGGCCAGGTCCTCCTGCTTGACTTCTGCTTGGGCTGGAGAAGGAGTGGGAGTTTCTCTCTGGTCCTTACTTACAAGGGCCcaaacccctgcccacccccacccccctccttgtCTGCCCTGGGGACAGAGATCTGCACTGAGAAAGACACAAGGGTAGAGACCAGGTACAGAGTTGGAATTGGTTCCTTtatggaaaaactgaaaatataataaaaattaaaataaaaccagttttAAAAAAGCCAGCCCCTGGAGTTTCtacctcctgcctctggccctccAGAGGGATGAGGCCCCAACCCCAGGGCAGCAAAAGGATGAgggctttctgcccctcctctccccccattcTATCCCATCTTCATCTCCACAGTGGGGGCCCCCGGGAGGAACCAAACCTGGGTAGGGGAGCAGGGACCCAAGGCCCGGTGGCCCAGGGAGGGGGGCTTGGTGTGCACCCAGCCCCAAAGCTCCCGGTCTGTAGTGTGGGCATGGGCAGGGCCCCTCCTGGCCTGGGCTCAGTGGGGTGGCAGCTGTTAGTTCCAGATCTTGAGGAAGGAGTCCCAGGAGCCTGTGGCCACAGCCATGCCATCATCAGTGACTCCAAGGCAGCTCACGCGGTTGTCGTGGCCAGCAAGGACACCTGTGTGGAAAGAACATCAGAACCCCCACCAGCTGGcagccccggccccccgcccGTCCCCAGCGCACCTGCACGATCACCCTTCATGGCATCCCAGATGTTGCAGTTGAAGTCGTCGTAGCCAGCGAGCAGCAGCCGGCCGCTGCGGGAGAAGGCAACAGAGGTGATGCCGCAGATGATATTGTCGTGGGAGTACATGAGGAGCTCCTGGTCGGCCCGCAGGTCAAAGAGGCGGCACGTGGCATCATCAGAGCCCGTGGTGAAGGCATAGCCATTGGGGAAGAACTGCAGGACATGGGACCAGAGTGGGATGAGGGCACAGCAAGGCCAGGAGCCTGGCAGAGACAGGCCGGCCCAGCTCTGTCCAGAACTTACAGCCACGGCATTGATGTCTGATTCGTGGCCAATGAAGGTCTGTCGGCACATAGAATCCCGAACGTCCCACAGCTTGATGGAGGCGTCACAGGCACCTGACACAAAGGTGCGGCCATCAGGGGCCAGTGACAGGGACATCACATCTCCACTGTGTCCGGCAAAACCCACCGTCTGCTGTCCTGTCTCGATGTCCCAAAGGGCACTGGAGAGAtgacaggaagaaggaaggggtcagagagaggtccctgccccccttcccctccaagtGAGCCCAGCCCTGACAGAGCCTCCTCCAAGGAAGGGGcatggccgggggggggggggggggcactgggtCACAGGAAAGGGAGGCAGAGTGTTCAGAAGCCCCTCACCCTCTCAGGGCATGTATTACATGCTAAGCACCAAGGCAGGGGCCCCCCAGGGAGGAAGTACTGGTGAGCCCTGACTACCTAGCCCTGGCAGGGCCTCACCAGGTCGTGTCCCCAGAGCTGGTGATGATTTGGTTGTCATCCAGGAAGCGGCAGCACGACAGGTACCCTGGGGAAAGGGGCTGGTCAGCCGGGTCTCTAAGGGAGGGcagcacagcccctccccccgcaaCAGCACCCAAGCCCTGCCAGGTCCCTCTCACCAGTGTGGCCAGGCAGCTCCCGGCTGACCCTGACATTGCCCTCACGGGTCTTGAGGCTGTAGATGGAGCAGATGTTGTCCAACCCCCCACAGGCCACAAAGTTCCCTGAGGGCGCGTAGGCACAGGTCATGACCCAGGAGGAGCGCAGAGGGATGGCATGGACCTAGAGAGGAGGAGCAGTGCCCAAGGTCAGAGCCAGCCAGGGCCTGCAGCCCAGCCCCATCCAGCCTCAGGCACCACCTCTACCTTGTTGGTGGTATAGCTGTCCCAGATGATGAGCTTCCCGTCCTGGGAGGCGCTGACCAGCAGCCTTTTAAAAAgtggcagggaagaggcagaggagtcAGGGTAGGAAGCTCCTTTCGGAGGCAGGACACC
It contains:
- the GNB2 gene encoding guanine nucleotide-binding protein G(I)/G(S)/G(T) subunit beta-2 produces the protein MSELEQLRQEAEQLRNQIRDARKACGDSTLTQITAGLDPVGRIQMRTRRTLRGHLAKIYAMHWGTDSRLLVSASQDGKLIIWDSYTTNKVHAIPLRSSWVMTCAYAPSGNFVACGGLDNICSIYSLKTREGNVRVSRELPGHTGYLSCCRFLDDNQIITSSGDTTCALWDIETGQQTVGFAGHSGDVMSLSLAPDGRTFVSGACDASIKLWDVRDSMCRQTFIGHESDINAVAFFPNGYAFTTGSDDATCRLFDLRADQELLMYSHDNIICGITSVAFSRSGRLLLAGYDDFNCNIWDAMKGDRAGVLAGHDNRVSCLGVTDDGMAVATGSWDSFLKIWN